In Nicotiana tabacum cultivar K326 chromosome 17, ASM71507v2, whole genome shotgun sequence, one DNA window encodes the following:
- the LOC107798048 gene encoding uncharacterized protein LOC107798048 isoform X1: MHEKRPLPGVEWQNMGRYRSARSRKKCKHSWGTLEFVKEAFKGFNSNTHEYEELGMIKQGKESLIDVESSKETSCLMTNVHSTKSSDHCDVVASDRKARRSLLGVRKQKNGRYGAVITDPIRHKKEASKAQEGSKAYLVKQCEFARLAEVNGKRHLSKVQRLKSGRWRSLLRDPIKKKDVFWGNFDTAEDASKVDFSKKGKVEKLVMIKEGSISITCEESELESFAVATPAVTGNQSLNQTDGISNERSTSFVKRPLLGVEWQNMGRYNKKKILDALESVEEPAKGFCSNMQETEKLVKVKQGKGPVIHEKSSRETTCSMDNVQGAKLSDGCDTPRDNPNARRSIIGVRRQKNGRYGAVITDPIRHKKVWIGTFDTVEEASQAYFSKKCEFEKLNQSKQGNKPKSYEQLQPESSDECNTVTSNPKAKRSLLGIRRQKNGRYGVEPESFRGALSPLPNDQSLNTVGLSRSRRSNSPETSHFIGVRKRNSGSYASEIRNPISKKRIWLGTYGTAEEASQAYQSKKLEFQKLLKVKQQCNKQISRAREIQDGKRKLVNVKLGHETVNHEEFQFESTGGASSLEIDVPISNLSDGGSDQGIDFHEISHSMGVQKRKSGKYTSEITNRIGMTKMSLGAVSPTEEAFHVEQSKKFEFQSSKNVELQSNPTDSSAGEKQAGQENEDLWMGRWVQLPGDRAVKFSLQLGLPIIDNYGSLLERFSQEEGGEKKGAVNKIQNEV; the protein is encoded by the exons ATGCATGAGAAAAGACCCTTACCTGGAGTTGAATGGCAAAACATGGGGAGATATCGTTCTGCCAGATCGAGAAAAAAATGCAAGCATTCTTGGGGTACTCTTGAATTTGTTAAAGAGGCATTCAAAGGCTTTAACTCCAACACGCATGAATATGAGGAATTAGGTATGATCAAgcaaggaaaagaatccttaatTGATGTAGAATCTTCTAAAGAAACCTCATGTTTAATGACTAATGTCCATAGCACAAAATCATCTGATCATTGTGATGTGGTAGCAAGTGATCGTAAAGCCAGGAGAAGCTTACTTGGAGTCCGCAAGCAGAAAAACGGGAGGTATGGTGCTGTGATTACGGACCCAATTAGGCATAAGAAAGAGGCTTCCAAGGCTCAAGAGGGTTCCAAGGCTTATTTGGTGAAGCAATGTGAATTTGCACGACTAGCCGAGGTTAATGGCAAAAGACACTTAAGCAAAGTCCAAAGGCTAAAATCAGGAAGGTGGCGTTCTTTGCTGAGAGACCCTATTAAGAAAAAGGATGTTTTTTGGGGAAACTTTGATACTGCTGAAGATGCTTCCAAGGTTGATTTCTCTAAGAAGGGCAAGGTAGAGAAACTAGTAATGATTAAAGAAGGGAGCATATCGATAACATGTGAAGAATCTGAGCTTGAATCATTTGCTGTAGCCACACCTGCAGTGACTGGTAATCAGAGTTTGAATCAAACTGATGGGATTAGTAATGAAAGAAGCACTTCTTTTGTAAAAAGACCCTTACTTGGAGTTGAATGGCAAAATATGGGAAGatataacaaaaagaaaatattggATGCACTTGAATCCGTTGAAGAGCCCGCCAAAGGCTTTTGCTCGAACATGCAAGAAACAGAGAAATTAGTAAAGGTCAAGCAAGGGAAAGGACCCGTAATTCATGAAAAATCTTCTAGAGAGACCACGTGTTCAATGGATAACGTTCAGGGTGCAAAATTGTCTGATGGGTGTGATACTCCAAGAGACAATCCTAATGCCAGGAGAAGCATAATTGGAGTCCGAAGGCAAAAGAACGGGAGGTATGGCGCTGTGATTACAGATCCAATCAGGCATAAGAAGGTATGGATCGGCACTTTTGACACTGTTGAAGAAGCTTCACAAGCTTATTTCTCCAAGAAGTGTGAGTTCGAGAAATTAAACCAGAGTAAACAAGGGAACAAACCAAAGAGTTATGAACAACTTCAGCCTGAATCATCCGATGAGTGTAATACTGTAACAAGCAATCCTAAAGCCAAGAGAAGCTTACTTGGAATCCGAAGGCAAAAGAATGGGAGGTATGGTGTTGAACCGGAATCATTTAGGGGAGCATTATCTCCTCTGCCTAATGATCAGTCCTTAAATACTGTTGGTTTAAGTAGAAGTAGAAGAAGCAATTCTCCCGAAACATCACACTTCATTGGGGTTCGCAAGAGAAATTCAGGGAGTTATGCTTCCGAGATTAGAAACCCCATTAGTAAGAAAAGAATTTGGTTAGGGACTTACGGTACTGCTGAAGAGGCTTCCCAGGCTTATCAATCTAAGAAGCTCGAGTTTCAGAAACTACTCAAGGTGAAGCAGCAGTGCAATAAGCAAATATCTCGTGCAAGGGAGATTCAGGATGGGAAAAGGAAATTAGTCAATGTCAAGCTAGGACATGAAACTGTAAATCATGAAGAATTTCAGTTCGAATCAACTGGTGGAGCCTCATCCTTAGAAATTGATGTTCCAATATCAAATTTATCTGATGGAGGAAGTGACCAGGGGATTGATTTTCACGAAATAAGCCACTCCATGGGAGTTCAAAAGAGAAAATCAGGAAAATATACTTCTGAAATTACAAACCGCATTGGTATGACAAAAATGTCGTTGGGGGCTGTAAGCCCTACTGAAGAGGCTTTCCATGTTGAGCAGTCAAAGAAATTCGAATTTCAGAGCTCAAAGAATGTCGAGCTGCAAAGCAATCCAACTGATTCTAGTGCAGGTGAGAAGCAAGCAGGTCAAGAGAATGAAGATTTGTGGATGGGCCGATGGGTCCAACTTCCAGGTGATAGGGCAGTCAAATTTTCACTCCAACTAGGCTTACCGATCATTGATAACTATGGATCTCTTTTAG AGAGGTTCAGTCAAGAGGAGGGAGGGGAGAAGAAGGGTGCTGTTAATAAGATTCAGAATGAAGTATGA
- the LOC107798048 gene encoding uncharacterized protein LOC107798048 isoform X2, whose amino-acid sequence MHEKRPLPGVEWQNMGRYRSARSRKKCKHSWGTLEFVKEAFKGFNSNTHEYEELGMIKQGKESLIDVESSKETSCLMTNVHSTKSSDHCDVVASDRKARRSLLGVRKQKNGRYGAVITDPIRHKKEASKAQEGSKAYLVKQCEFARLAEVNGKRHLSKVQRLKSGRWRSLLRDPIKKKDVFWGNFDTAEDASKVDFSKKGKVEKLVMIKEGSISITCEESELESFAVATPAVTGNQSLNQTDGISNERSTSFVKRPLLGVEWQNMGRYNKKKILDALESVEEPAKGFCSNMQETEKLVKVKQGKGPVIHEKSSRETTCSMDNVQGAKLSDGCDTPRDNPNARRSIIGVRRQKNGRYGAVITDPIRHKKVWIGTFDTVEEASQAYFSKKCEFEKLNQSKQGNKPKSYEQLQPESSDECNTVTSNPKAKRSLLGIRRQKNGRYGVEPESFRGALSPLPNDQSLNTVGLSRSRRSNSPETSHFIGVRKRNSGSYASEIRNPISKKRIWLGTYGTAEEASQAYQSKKLEFQKLLKVKQQCNKQISRAREIQDGKRKLVNVKLGHETVNHEEFQFESTGGASSLEIDVPISNLSDGGSDQGIDFHEISHSMGVQKRKSGKYTSEITNRIGMTKMSLGAVSPTEEAFHVEQSKKFEFQSSKNVELQSNPTDSSAGEKQAGQENEDLWMGRWVQLPGDRAVKFSLQLGLPIIDNYGSLLV is encoded by the exons ATGCATGAGAAAAGACCCTTACCTGGAGTTGAATGGCAAAACATGGGGAGATATCGTTCTGCCAGATCGAGAAAAAAATGCAAGCATTCTTGGGGTACTCTTGAATTTGTTAAAGAGGCATTCAAAGGCTTTAACTCCAACACGCATGAATATGAGGAATTAGGTATGATCAAgcaaggaaaagaatccttaatTGATGTAGAATCTTCTAAAGAAACCTCATGTTTAATGACTAATGTCCATAGCACAAAATCATCTGATCATTGTGATGTGGTAGCAAGTGATCGTAAAGCCAGGAGAAGCTTACTTGGAGTCCGCAAGCAGAAAAACGGGAGGTATGGTGCTGTGATTACGGACCCAATTAGGCATAAGAAAGAGGCTTCCAAGGCTCAAGAGGGTTCCAAGGCTTATTTGGTGAAGCAATGTGAATTTGCACGACTAGCCGAGGTTAATGGCAAAAGACACTTAAGCAAAGTCCAAAGGCTAAAATCAGGAAGGTGGCGTTCTTTGCTGAGAGACCCTATTAAGAAAAAGGATGTTTTTTGGGGAAACTTTGATACTGCTGAAGATGCTTCCAAGGTTGATTTCTCTAAGAAGGGCAAGGTAGAGAAACTAGTAATGATTAAAGAAGGGAGCATATCGATAACATGTGAAGAATCTGAGCTTGAATCATTTGCTGTAGCCACACCTGCAGTGACTGGTAATCAGAGTTTGAATCAAACTGATGGGATTAGTAATGAAAGAAGCACTTCTTTTGTAAAAAGACCCTTACTTGGAGTTGAATGGCAAAATATGGGAAGatataacaaaaagaaaatattggATGCACTTGAATCCGTTGAAGAGCCCGCCAAAGGCTTTTGCTCGAACATGCAAGAAACAGAGAAATTAGTAAAGGTCAAGCAAGGGAAAGGACCCGTAATTCATGAAAAATCTTCTAGAGAGACCACGTGTTCAATGGATAACGTTCAGGGTGCAAAATTGTCTGATGGGTGTGATACTCCAAGAGACAATCCTAATGCCAGGAGAAGCATAATTGGAGTCCGAAGGCAAAAGAACGGGAGGTATGGCGCTGTGATTACAGATCCAATCAGGCATAAGAAGGTATGGATCGGCACTTTTGACACTGTTGAAGAAGCTTCACAAGCTTATTTCTCCAAGAAGTGTGAGTTCGAGAAATTAAACCAGAGTAAACAAGGGAACAAACCAAAGAGTTATGAACAACTTCAGCCTGAATCATCCGATGAGTGTAATACTGTAACAAGCAATCCTAAAGCCAAGAGAAGCTTACTTGGAATCCGAAGGCAAAAGAATGGGAGGTATGGTGTTGAACCGGAATCATTTAGGGGAGCATTATCTCCTCTGCCTAATGATCAGTCCTTAAATACTGTTGGTTTAAGTAGAAGTAGAAGAAGCAATTCTCCCGAAACATCACACTTCATTGGGGTTCGCAAGAGAAATTCAGGGAGTTATGCTTCCGAGATTAGAAACCCCATTAGTAAGAAAAGAATTTGGTTAGGGACTTACGGTACTGCTGAAGAGGCTTCCCAGGCTTATCAATCTAAGAAGCTCGAGTTTCAGAAACTACTCAAGGTGAAGCAGCAGTGCAATAAGCAAATATCTCGTGCAAGGGAGATTCAGGATGGGAAAAGGAAATTAGTCAATGTCAAGCTAGGACATGAAACTGTAAATCATGAAGAATTTCAGTTCGAATCAACTGGTGGAGCCTCATCCTTAGAAATTGATGTTCCAATATCAAATTTATCTGATGGAGGAAGTGACCAGGGGATTGATTTTCACGAAATAAGCCACTCCATGGGAGTTCAAAAGAGAAAATCAGGAAAATATACTTCTGAAATTACAAACCGCATTGGTATGACAAAAATGTCGTTGGGGGCTGTAAGCCCTACTGAAGAGGCTTTCCATGTTGAGCAGTCAAAGAAATTCGAATTTCAGAGCTCAAAGAATGTCGAGCTGCAAAGCAATCCAACTGATTCTAGTGCAGGTGAGAAGCAAGCAGGTCAAGAGAATGAAGATTTGTGGATGGGCCGATGGGTCCAACTTCCAGGTGATAGGGCAGTCAAATTTTCACTCCAACTAGGCTTACCGATCATTGATAACTATGGATCTCTTTTAG TCTGA